A genomic window from Polaribacter gangjinensis includes:
- the meaB gene encoding methylmalonyl Co-A mutase-associated GTPase MeaB — MAKKPSALHEIPGVSQPETTSALSAAKIKQFRAKKNSVDEFVQAILQGDIPFLSKAITLVESTNSKHQEQANEIIEKCLPFANNSIRIGITGVPGVGKSTFIEAFGKHLTSQGKKVAVLAVDPSSSVNKGSILGDKTRMEQLVTDPNAFIRPSPAGSSLGGVAQKTRESIILCEAAGFDTIIIETVGVGQSETMVHSMVDFFLLLNLAGAGDELQGIKRGIIEMADAIVINKADGENEKNATIAQVEFNKALHLYPLKESNWQPKVLVASALKHIGIDLIAAMIQEYITLTKQNGYFAQHRNAQNRFWLLSTIEQQLKATFYKNPQIQKLLSDEIQQLEAGKTTPFLAAKRLLERKC, encoded by the coding sequence ATGGCTAAAAAACCATCTGCACTTCATGAAATACCGGGCGTTTCTCAACCAGAAACGACGAGTGCTTTGAGTGCAGCTAAAATCAAGCAATTCCGTGCTAAGAAAAATTCGGTGGATGAATTTGTACAAGCTATTTTACAGGGAGACATTCCGTTTTTAAGCAAAGCCATTACTTTGGTTGAAAGTACGAATTCCAAGCACCAAGAGCAAGCCAATGAAATCATTGAAAAATGCTTGCCTTTTGCGAACAATTCCATCAGAATTGGTATTACAGGCGTTCCAGGTGTTGGAAAAAGTACGTTTATTGAAGCCTTTGGAAAACACCTTACTAGTCAAGGAAAAAAAGTAGCTGTATTGGCTGTTGACCCCAGTAGCTCTGTGAATAAAGGCAGTATTTTGGGTGATAAAACACGTATGGAGCAATTGGTCACAGACCCCAATGCTTTTATCAGACCTTCTCCTGCAGGAAGTTCGTTGGGTGGTGTTGCTCAAAAAACAAGAGAAAGTATTATTTTGTGTGAAGCAGCTGGATTTGACACCATCATTATTGAAACAGTTGGAGTTGGGCAATCTGAAACGATGGTACACTCTATGGTTGATTTCTTTTTATTACTGAATTTGGCGGGTGCAGGAGATGAATTGCAAGGCATTAAACGCGGTATTATAGAAATGGCTGATGCTATTGTGATTAATAAAGCAGATGGTGAGAATGAAAAGAATGCTACAATTGCACAAGTCGAATTCAATAAAGCCTTGCATTTGTATCCTTTAAAAGAAAGCAATTGGCAACCAAAAGTACTTGTAGCAAGCGCTTTGAAGCATATAGGAATTGATTTGATTGCTGCTATGATTCAAGAATATATAACACTCACCAAACAAAATGGCTACTTTGCTCAACATAGAAATGCACAAAATAGGTTTTGGTTACTCTCTACTATTGAGCAACAATTGAAAGCTACTTTTTACAAAAATCCTCAAATACAGAAATTGCTTTCTGATGAAATTCAACAATTGGAAGCAGGAAAAACAACGCCCTTTTTGGCTGCAAAACGATTGTTAGAAAGAAAGTGTTGA
- a CDS encoding RNA polymerase sigma factor: protein MKPTKQLHQHIIDQCKQNNAKAQMQLYGLYCKAMFSVALRMVNDTFVAEEVMQKAFIKAFKKIDTYKNEVAFGAWLKRIVINQSMDELKKKNTDIIPISKEIMTISEEEENWQIEHEITMEDVKKAMQQLKDKYRIILTLYLIEGYDHQEIAEILNITENTSRTQLLRGKNALKEALKCRL, encoded by the coding sequence ATGAAGCCAACCAAACAGCTACATCAACATATTATTGATCAATGCAAACAAAACAATGCAAAAGCACAAATGCAGTTGTATGGATTGTACTGTAAAGCTATGTTTTCTGTAGCGTTACGAATGGTGAATGATACGTTTGTAGCAGAAGAGGTAATGCAAAAAGCCTTCATCAAAGCGTTTAAAAAAATAGATACGTACAAAAATGAAGTGGCTTTTGGAGCTTGGTTAAAGAGAATTGTCATCAACCAAAGCATGGATGAGTTGAAGAAAAAAAATACAGACATCATTCCGATTTCTAAAGAGATCATGACAATTTCAGAAGAAGAGGAGAATTGGCAAATTGAACATGAAATTACAATGGAGGATGTTAAAAAAGCAATGCAACAATTAAAGGATAAATACAGAATTATTCTAACACTTTATTTAATTGAAGGTTATGACCATCAAGAAATAGCAGAGATTTTAAACATCACAGAAAATACCTCTAGAACACAATTATTACGTGGAAAAAATGCGCTTAAAGAAGCATTAAAATGTAGATTATGA
- the cysS gene encoding cysteine--tRNA ligase translates to MERYKEQQLKIYNSLTKQKEVFKPITEGYVGMYVCGPTVYSNAHLGNVRTFMFFDVVFRYLLHLGYKVRYVRNITDAGHLENDADEGEDRIAKKARLEQIEPMEVVQMYTVDFHNVLKNYNFLPPSIEPTATGHIVEQIEMIKDILTKGFAYEVNGSVYFDVLEYNKKGKYGILSGRKIEDLIHNTRALDGQSDKKNPQDFALWKKADERHIMRWPSPWSDGFPGWHLECSVMSTKYLGEQFDIHGGGMDLKFPHHECEIAQSQTCSGVKPVNYWMHTNMLLLNSQKMAKSTGNFILPNEILTGENTILPKPFSASVVRFFNMQANYRSILDFSGEALEAAEKGHAKLMEAISFLDKIEAGNASTFDVQEWKSSCYDAMNDDFNTPILIANLFEAVKVINQIKEQKASVTAQDLQELKETLHAFVFDVLGLLNETSQENSNKINEVIELLIKLRKEARENKDWALSDQIRDELLALGIQLKDGREGTTFTMS, encoded by the coding sequence ATGGAACGTTACAAAGAACAACAGCTTAAAATTTACAATTCGCTTACCAAGCAAAAAGAAGTTTTCAAACCTATTACAGAAGGCTATGTTGGCATGTATGTTTGCGGACCTACAGTGTATAGCAATGCACATTTAGGAAACGTACGAACGTTTATGTTTTTTGACGTAGTGTTCAGATATCTGTTGCATTTGGGTTATAAAGTGCGTTATGTGCGTAACATTACTGATGCTGGTCACTTAGAAAATGATGCTGATGAAGGCGAAGATCGTATTGCTAAAAAAGCACGTTTAGAGCAAATTGAGCCTATGGAAGTGGTACAAATGTACACAGTTGATTTTCATAACGTTCTGAAAAATTACAACTTTTTACCACCAAGCATTGAGCCAACAGCTACTGGTCATATTGTAGAACAAATAGAAATGATCAAAGATATCTTAACCAAAGGTTTTGCGTATGAAGTAAATGGCTCTGTATATTTTGATGTGTTGGAATACAACAAAAAAGGAAAATACGGAATTCTTTCAGGAAGAAAAATTGAGGATTTAATTCACAATACACGTGCTTTAGACGGACAATCTGATAAGAAAAATCCGCAAGATTTTGCGCTTTGGAAAAAAGCAGACGAGCGTCACATTATGCGTTGGCCATCTCCTTGGAGTGATGGTTTTCCGGGTTGGCATTTAGAGTGTTCTGTAATGAGTACCAAATATTTGGGCGAACAATTTGACATTCATGGAGGAGGAATGGATTTGAAATTTCCACACCACGAATGCGAAATTGCCCAATCACAAACCTGCAGTGGGGTAAAACCTGTCAATTATTGGATGCACACCAACATGTTGTTGCTAAATAGTCAAAAAATGGCAAAATCAACTGGGAATTTTATTCTGCCAAACGAAATTTTAACAGGAGAAAATACCATTTTACCCAAACCATTTTCGGCAAGTGTAGTGCGTTTTTTCAACATGCAAGCCAATTACAGAAGCATTTTAGATTTTTCGGGAGAGGCCTTAGAAGCTGCTGAAAAAGGACATGCAAAATTGATGGAAGCCATTTCTTTTTTAGATAAAATTGAAGCTGGAAATGCATCAACTTTTGATGTTCAAGAATGGAAATCAAGTTGTTATGATGCCATGAATGATGACTTCAATACACCAATTCTTATTGCGAATTTGTTTGAAGCTGTAAAGGTCATCAATCAAATCAAAGAACAAAAAGCCAGTGTAACAGCACAAGATTTGCAAGAGTTAAAAGAAACATTGCATGCATTTGTATTTGATGTTTTAGGCTTATTGAATGAAACTTCGCAAGAAAATTCAAACAAAATCAACGAAGTTATTGAATTGCTCATCAAACTGAGAAAAGAAGCGCGTGAAAATAAAGATTGGGCATTGTCAGACCAAATTAGAGACGAGTTATTAGCCTTAGGAATTCAGTTAAAAGATGGGAGAGAAGGCACAACGTTTACAATGAGTTAA
- a CDS encoding type II toxin-antitoxin system RelE/ParE family toxin → MEINFTTSANISFEDEIDFIFRKWNLDEVEKFINLVDDFIINLSKNPYLGKKSNKRAIRVFVISKQTTIIYKVYEDLNKIDIIYFWNNKRNPKEMKKLTK, encoded by the coding sequence ATGGAAATTAATTTTACGACTTCAGCAAATATTTCCTTTGAAGATGAAATTGATTTTATTTTTAGAAAATGGAATTTAGATGAAGTTGAGAAGTTTATAAATCTAGTTGACGATTTTATTATTAATCTCTCTAAAAATCCATATTTAGGTAAAAAATCAAATAAAAGAGCCATCAGAGTTTTTGTAATTTCAAAACAAACAACAATTATTTATAAGGTTTACGAAGATTTGAACAAAATTGATATAATTTACTTTTGGAATAATAAAAGAAATCCAAAGGAAATGAAAAAACTTACCAAATAA
- the yidD gene encoding membrane protein insertion efficiency factor YidD, protein MSKNLVIIFLQKALIFPFVFLVRFYQVAISPLTPATCRYSPTCSHYTLEALQKHGLFSGGWLAIKRIFSCHPWGGSGYDPVPEKKSHKH, encoded by the coding sequence TTGAGCAAAAACCTAGTAATTATTTTTTTACAAAAAGCACTTATTTTTCCGTTTGTATTTTTAGTTCGGTTTTATCAAGTGGCAATTTCGCCTTTAACTCCTGCAACCTGCAGATACAGTCCAACTTGTTCACATTATACGTTGGAAGCTTTGCAAAAACACGGACTTTTTTCTGGTGGATGGTTGGCAATCAAACGAATTTTTAGCTGTCATCCTTGGGGAGGAAGTGGTTATGACCCCGTTCCTGAAAAGAAATCACACAAACATTGA
- the lgt gene encoding prolipoprotein diacylglyceryl transferase translates to MNYLAITWDPSLGINLGFFTIRWYSLMFVAAFLLGLHLMKKIYIKDGIPVEKLDTLFMYTFISMLIGMRLGDVFFYSWDYYQDHLLEIIIPFKQVNGTWKFTGFTGFASHGAAISIILAMYFYAKKHLQKPWLFILDRLAIMVALSGLFIRMGNFFNSEIVGKATGSDFGVIFKANGEDFARHPTQIYEAISYLTLFFVMWYLYWKTNIKEKTGFLFGLFMTVLWSMRFLIEFLKEEQVEGREDGFFNLLNTGQVLSIPLILIGLWLMIRTFKKTA, encoded by the coding sequence ATGAACTATTTAGCAATCACTTGGGATCCCTCTTTAGGCATCAATCTTGGTTTTTTTACCATTCGTTGGTACAGTTTGATGTTTGTAGCCGCTTTTTTGCTAGGCTTGCATTTGATGAAAAAAATCTACATCAAAGACGGCATTCCTGTTGAAAAGTTAGATACCTTGTTCATGTATACCTTCATTTCTATGTTGATTGGAATGCGTTTGGGAGATGTATTTTTTTACAGTTGGGATTATTATCAAGATCATTTATTAGAAATTATCATTCCGTTTAAACAAGTAAATGGCACTTGGAAATTTACAGGTTTTACAGGTTTTGCAAGTCATGGAGCAGCCATTTCTATCATTTTAGCGATGTATTTTTATGCCAAAAAGCATTTGCAAAAACCCTGGTTATTTATTTTAGACAGATTGGCAATCATGGTAGCCTTATCAGGATTGTTCATACGAATGGGAAATTTTTTCAATTCAGAAATTGTTGGAAAAGCAACTGGCTCTGATTTCGGAGTGATTTTCAAAGCAAATGGCGAAGATTTTGCGCGTCATCCAACCCAAATTTACGAAGCCATCAGTTATCTAACCTTGTTTTTTGTAATGTGGTATTTGTATTGGAAAACCAACATCAAAGAAAAAACAGGATTTCTTTTCGGACTTTTCATGACTGTTTTATGGTCGATGCGTTTCTTAATTGAATTCTTAAAAGAAGAGCAAGTAGAAGGAAGAGAAGATGGTTTTTTCAATTTGTTAAATACAGGGCAAGTATTGAGTATTCCTTTGATTTTGATAGGTCTTTGGTTGATGATTAGAACATTCAAAAAGACAGCCTAA
- a CDS encoding DUF6787 family protein: MLEKLKERWEISSNWSIVAILIVFAINGSFAAWVAKPVTNFLGISPQNMYPWLYWTLRILLVFPIYQITLPIVGWLFGQFQFFWAFEKKFLSRLGFGFLFRKN; encoded by the coding sequence TTGTTAGAAAAATTAAAAGAACGCTGGGAAATTTCTAGCAATTGGTCAATTGTAGCAATTTTAATAGTTTTTGCCATCAATGGTTCGTTTGCAGCTTGGGTAGCAAAACCAGTAACTAATTTTTTAGGAATTTCTCCACAAAACATGTATCCTTGGTTGTATTGGACACTAAGAATTTTGTTAGTTTTTCCTATTTATCAAATCACACTTCCTATAGTTGGTTGGCTTTTTGGGCAGTTTCAATTCTTTTGGGCTTTTGAAAAAAAGTTTTTAAGCAGATTGGGTTTTGGTTTTTTGTTTAGAAAGAATTAA
- a CDS encoding NUDIX hydrolase has product MNFTEFTSKINYLKVANLGGLDAQFLLAPKLRLQYDAQKIAANNPRKAGVLALFYPNEQQETTFLLTQRASYNGTHSAQISFPGGKLDKNDINLQETALRETHEEVGIHPENIKIIRELTAVYIPPSNFLATPFLAYTHSKPNFSVNHEVAKTIEVLVSDLLDEKNITSAILDTSYMKNGEVPCFKIQDFIIWGATAMMLSEIKELLK; this is encoded by the coding sequence ATGAATTTTACAGAATTCACCTCAAAAATTAATTACTTAAAAGTAGCAAACTTAGGAGGTTTGGATGCCCAATTTTTGTTAGCTCCCAAACTTCGATTGCAATACGATGCGCAAAAAATTGCAGCAAATAATCCGAGAAAAGCCGGAGTTTTAGCACTTTTTTATCCAAATGAACAACAAGAAACTACTTTTTTATTAACTCAAAGAGCGAGTTATAATGGTACACATTCTGCACAAATAAGTTTTCCTGGTGGGAAACTAGATAAAAATGATATCAATTTACAAGAAACTGCCTTACGTGAAACCCATGAAGAAGTGGGAATTCATCCCGAGAACATCAAAATTATAAGAGAATTAACAGCCGTGTATATTCCGCCAAGTAATTTTTTAGCTACTCCGTTTTTGGCGTATACACACAGCAAACCAAATTTTAGTGTAAATCATGAAGTTGCCAAAACCATTGAAGTTTTAGTGAGTGATTTGTTGGATGAAAAAAACATAACTTCAGCTATTTTAGACACTTCATACATGAAAAACGGAGAGGTTCCTTGTTTTAAAATTCAAGATTTTATCATTTGGGGAGCAACAGCCATGATGTTATCAGAAATTAAAGAACTTTTAAAATAG
- a CDS encoding lysophospholipid acyltransferase family protein codes for MPLLKRNPFGHYLFLKKWLIRVFGVISHGRYRKFNNLQIEGSEVLRNLPDKNVLFISNHQTYFADVAAMFHVFNAALKGREDNIKNIGYIWNPKLNIYFVAAGETMRAGLLPKIFAYAGSVSIDRTWRADGKDVNRQVKNSDISNIGKALKDGWVITFPQGTTTPFKPIRRGTAHIIKTFKPVVVPIVIDGFRRSFDKKGLNIKKRNVLQSMVIKEPLQIDYENEEIAEIVTKIEFAIEQHPSFLKVLSPKEVEEYFAEEEELNKQRTFWNS; via the coding sequence ATGCCTTTATTAAAAAGGAATCCTTTTGGACATTATTTATTTCTAAAAAAATGGTTGATTCGTGTTTTCGGAGTGATATCTCATGGGAGATATCGAAAATTCAATAATCTGCAAATTGAAGGTTCAGAGGTTTTAAGAAATTTACCTGATAAAAATGTGTTATTCATTTCCAATCATCAAACCTATTTTGCAGATGTCGCTGCCATGTTTCATGTATTCAACGCTGCTTTAAAAGGTCGTGAAGACAATATTAAAAACATTGGGTATATCTGGAATCCAAAATTGAATATCTATTTTGTAGCTGCAGGTGAAACCATGCGTGCAGGATTGTTACCTAAAATATTTGCTTATGCAGGATCCGTTTCTATTGATAGAACATGGAGAGCTGATGGAAAAGATGTCAATAGACAGGTAAAAAATTCAGACATTTCGAACATTGGAAAAGCCTTGAAAGATGGTTGGGTAATTACCTTTCCTCAAGGAACTACAACGCCTTTTAAACCCATTAGAAGAGGAACTGCACATATTATAAAAACGTTTAAACCAGTGGTAGTACCTATTGTTATTGATGGTTTTAGACGTTCTTTTGATAAAAAAGGATTGAATATTAAAAAGCGAAATGTGCTACAATCTATGGTGATAAAAGAGCCTTTACAAATTGATTATGAGAACGAAGAAATTGCTGAAATTGTAACGAAAATTGAATTTGCTATTGAGCAACATCCGTCGTTTTTAAAAGTGTTATCTCCAAAAGAAGTTGAAGAATATTTTGCAGAAGAAGAAGAATTGAACAAACAGCGTACTTTCTGGAATTCTTAA
- a CDS encoding M1 family metallopeptidase produces the protein MKKISLLFFSFFFITSAFVAQETNVKKGTQKGHTDENKFRQMKDLLATPNDQHTASGAPGHQYTQQKVDYVMDIRLEESTNKIFGDEKITYHNNSKDVLDYLWVQLDQNMRADDSKTPLAQSNAASAFLTPEDFKKDFMKEGKGFGFNIEKVTTADGKPLSYLINWTMMRINLPKPLNPGEKFVFNIKWNYKINNSVKDGGRSGFEDFPDGNNNYTIAQFFPRLCVYNNVEGWQNMQFWGRSEFALEFGDYEVKITVPSDHIMEATGDLQNEKDVLTKEQRARFEKARKSFKDPVMIVTQAEAEVTEKGRATTTKTWHYKANMVRDFAFATSRKYIWDAMAVNINGRTVMATSLYPKEGNPLWEKHSTRVVANTLEEYSKLTFDYPYSKAVSVHADRQGMEYPMICFNYGRPNPDGTYSDRVRDGMIGVITHEVGHNFFPMIVNSDERQWTWMDEGLNSFVEILAELDYDPNFNTGNLPKDIVRYMGGDQSNISPIMSQGDYVKQFGPNAYTKPAAGLYMLRKTIMGPELFDHAFRTYAQRWMFKHPTPEDFFRTMEDASAMDLDWFWRGWFYTTDVTDIGIKDVKPLYLTDKPSERVQKLKAQYKDYFDSLGDLVYITDIKEDANPNAMAKYVNGKEVPSYIYSVEFDKPGGLVMPIIVELTYKDGTKERQTFPAQIWMKDDNSVKRVFASSQEIISITVDPDLETADVDTSNNSWPKKESDKFDQFKNKVQN, from the coding sequence ATGAAAAAAATTTCTTTACTGTTTTTTTCGTTTTTCTTCATCACAAGTGCATTTGTGGCGCAAGAAACTAACGTAAAAAAAGGAACACAAAAGGGTCATACTGACGAAAATAAGTTTCGTCAAATGAAAGATTTGTTGGCAACACCCAATGACCAACATACAGCTTCTGGAGCTCCAGGACATCAATATACACAACAGAAAGTAGATTATGTGATGGACATTCGTTTAGAAGAAAGTACCAACAAAATCTTTGGTGATGAAAAAATTACGTATCATAACAATTCCAAAGATGTGTTGGATTATTTATGGGTTCAGTTAGATCAAAACATGAGAGCTGACGACTCTAAAACTCCATTAGCACAATCGAATGCTGCTTCTGCTTTTCTTACTCCTGAAGATTTTAAAAAGGATTTTATGAAAGAAGGCAAAGGTTTTGGTTTCAATATCGAAAAAGTAACCACTGCTGACGGAAAACCTTTATCGTATTTAATCAATTGGACAATGATGCGCATCAATTTGCCAAAACCATTGAATCCTGGAGAGAAATTTGTATTCAACATTAAGTGGAATTACAAAATCAACAACTCTGTAAAAGATGGAGGACGTTCTGGTTTTGAAGATTTTCCTGACGGAAATAATAATTACACCATTGCTCAATTTTTTCCAAGATTGTGTGTGTACAATAATGTAGAAGGATGGCAAAATATGCAGTTTTGGGGGCGTAGTGAATTTGCCTTAGAATTTGGAGATTACGAAGTAAAAATCACAGTTCCATCTGATCATATTATGGAAGCAACTGGTGATTTGCAAAACGAAAAAGATGTTTTGACAAAAGAACAACGTGCTCGCTTCGAAAAAGCAAGAAAATCGTTCAAAGATCCTGTTATGATTGTTACCCAAGCTGAAGCTGAAGTTACTGAAAAAGGACGTGCAACAACCACTAAAACTTGGCATTACAAAGCCAATATGGTGCGTGATTTTGCGTTTGCAACTTCAAGAAAATATATTTGGGATGCTATGGCTGTGAATATTAATGGAAGAACTGTAATGGCTACTTCATTATATCCAAAAGAAGGAAATCCATTATGGGAAAAACATTCTACAAGAGTAGTTGCAAATACCTTAGAAGAATATTCAAAATTGACATTTGATTATCCATATTCAAAAGCAGTTTCTGTTCATGCAGATAGACAAGGAATGGAATATCCAATGATTTGTTTCAATTATGGTCGTCCAAATCCAGATGGAACTTATTCTGACAGAGTTAGAGACGGAATGATAGGTGTAATTACGCACGAAGTTGGTCACAATTTCTTTCCAATGATTGTAAATTCGGATGAAAGACAATGGACTTGGATGGATGAAGGATTGAATTCATTTGTTGAAATTTTAGCAGAATTGGATTACGATCCAAACTTTAATACAGGAAACTTACCAAAAGATATTGTACGTTATATGGGTGGTGATCAAAGTAATATTTCACCAATCATGTCTCAAGGAGATTATGTAAAACAATTTGGTCCTAACGCATATACAAAACCAGCTGCAGGATTATATATGTTGCGTAAAACCATTATGGGTCCTGAATTATTTGACCATGCTTTTAGAACTTATGCACAAAGATGGATGTTTAAACACCCAACTCCAGAAGACTTTTTTAGAACTATGGAAGATGCTTCTGCTATGGATTTAGATTGGTTTTGGAGAGGTTGGTTTTACACTACTGATGTAACCGATATCGGAATTAAAGATGTAAAACCTTTGTATTTGACAGACAAACCAAGTGAGCGTGTACAAAAACTAAAAGCACAATACAAAGATTACTTTGATAGTTTAGGTGATTTGGTATATATTACTGACATTAAGGAAGATGCGAATCCGAATGCTATGGCAAAATATGTAAATGGTAAAGAAGTACCTTCGTATATTTACTCTGTTGAATTTGACAAACCAGGAGGTTTGGTAATGCCAATTATTGTAGAATTAACCTACAAAGATGGCACAAAAGAAAGACAAACTTTCCCAGCACAAATTTGGATGAAAGATGACAATTCAGTGAAAAGAGTATTTGCTTCTTCACAAGAAATCATTAGCATTACTGTTGATCCAGATTTAGAAACTGCAGATGTTGATACTTCTAACAATAGCTGGCCTAAGAAAGAATCTGACAAATTTGATCAGTTTAAAAACAAAGTACAAAATTAA
- a CDS encoding M1 family metallopeptidase — protein MKKIGFLILSIVFLTNSYGQITKKGHTNENKFKQMYDLLATPNEQHNASGAPGKGYTQQKVDYKIDITLDDEKQKISGEETITYHNNSADKLEFLWVQLDQNMRAKDSKTPDINPTKIPEKLRKDRFEKSYVQEPFDGGFNIMSVTNIDGSPLSYTINQTMMRINLVKPLASGEKFKFNIKWWYNINNHREDGGRSGYEHFPEDGNNNYVIAQFYPRLCVYDNVEGWQNDQFWGRSEFALEFGDFTVNITVPEDHMLGATGVLLNEKEVLSKTELQRLALAKKSFDNPVVIRTQEEATKIEKSRAKKTKTWKFFAENVRDYAFATSRKFIWDGMAVDINGKTVMAYSLYSKEANPLYGDHSTRAVAQTLKTYSQYTFDYPYHKAISVDGQMGMEYPQICFNPGRPNPDGTYSDRVKYTMIKVTIHEVGHNFFPMIVNSDERQWTWMDEGLNSYLEMLAELAYDPNFPMSRGLPKNIVNYMSGDQSKIAPIMSKGDNVYSFGNNAYGKPATGLWMLRETIMGKELFDHAFKTYAQRWMFKHPTPEDFFRTMEDASGVDLDWFWRGWFFTTDVTDIGVKGVKKFYSSSNSDDTVSFIEDTTDGLGYATNHSKYHYEITYEKPGGLVMPIIVEFTYKDGTKERKTYPAQIWRYTDDEVTKVFSSSKQIESIVVDPDLETADVDTSNNSFPREKSDKFDKFKKDIKG, from the coding sequence ATGAAAAAAATCGGATTTTTAATTCTTTCAATTGTTTTTTTGACCAATTCGTATGGTCAAATTACCAAGAAAGGACACACCAATGAAAACAAATTCAAACAAATGTATGATTTGTTGGCAACTCCAAACGAGCAGCACAATGCCTCTGGAGCGCCAGGAAAAGGCTACACACAACAAAAAGTAGATTACAAAATCGACATTACTTTAGATGACGAAAAACAAAAAATTTCAGGAGAAGAAACCATTACCTATCACAACAATTCTGCTGATAAATTGGAGTTTTTATGGGTGCAATTAGACCAAAATATGCGTGCTAAAGATTCTAAAACACCAGATATCAATCCAACTAAAATACCTGAAAAATTACGTAAAGACCGTTTTGAGAAATCTTATGTTCAAGAACCTTTTGATGGTGGATTCAATATTATGAGTGTTACAAATATTGATGGCTCTCCCCTTTCTTATACCATCAACCAAACCATGATGCGTATCAATTTGGTAAAACCTTTGGCTTCTGGCGAAAAGTTTAAATTCAACATCAAATGGTGGTACAATATCAACAATCACAGAGAAGATGGAGGAAGATCAGGTTACGAACATTTTCCTGAAGATGGCAATAACAACTATGTGATTGCGCAATTTTATCCAAGATTGTGTGTGTATGATAATGTAGAAGGTTGGCAAAATGACCAATTTTGGGGACGAAGTGAATTCGCTTTAGAATTTGGTGATTTTACGGTAAACATTACAGTTCCTGAAGATCATATGTTGGGTGCAACAGGTGTTTTATTGAACGAAAAAGAAGTTTTATCAAAAACAGAATTGCAACGATTGGCGTTGGCAAAGAAAAGTTTCGATAATCCTGTGGTTATTAGAACCCAAGAAGAAGCTACAAAAATTGAAAAATCGCGTGCTAAAAAAACCAAAACTTGGAAATTTTTTGCTGAAAACGTAAGAGATTATGCCTTTGCAACATCTAGAAAATTTATTTGGGATGGAATGGCTGTTGACATTAATGGAAAAACCGTAATGGCTTATTCTTTATACTCTAAAGAAGCAAATCCTTTGTACGGAGATCATTCTACAAGAGCAGTTGCCCAAACTTTAAAAACTTATTCTCAATATACATTTGACTATCCTTATCACAAAGCAATTTCTGTTGATGGACAAATGGGAATGGAATATCCACAAATTTGTTTCAATCCAGGAAGACCAAACCCAGATGGAACGTATTCTGACAGAGTAAAATACACCATGATTAAAGTTACCATTCACGAAGTTGGACACAACTTTTTTCCAATGATTGTAAATTCGGACGAAAGACAATGGACTTGGATGGATGAAGGTTTGAACTCGTATTTAGAAATGTTGGCAGAATTGGCTTACGATCCAAACTTCCCAATGTCAAGAGGATTGCCTAAAAATATTGTGAATTATATGAGTGGTGATCAATCGAAAATTGCGCCTATCATGTCTAAAGGAGACAATGTGTATAGTTTTGGAAACAATGCTTATGGCAAACCTGCAACTGGATTGTGGATGTTGCGCGAAACGATTATGGGCAAAGAATTGTTTGACCACGCATTTAAAACCTACGCACAAAGATGGATGTTTAAACACCCAACTCCTGAAGACTTTTTTAGAACAATGGAAGATGCATCAGGTGTAGATTTGGATTGGTTTTGGAGAGGATGGTTTTTCACTACTGATGTTACAGATATTGGTGTAAAAGGAGTGAAAAAATTCTATTCTTCTTCAAATTCAGATGATACTGTGAGTTTTATTGAAGATACAACTGATGGATTGGGATATGCAACAAACCATTCAAAATATCACTATGAAATTACCTACGAAAAACCAGGAGGTTTGGTAATGCCAATTATTGTAGAATTTACGTATAAAGATGGTACAAAAGAACGCAAAACTTATCCTGCACAAATTTGGAGGTACACTGATGACGAAGTAACCAAAGTGTTTTCTAGCTCAAAACAAATAGAAAGTATTGTTGTTGATCCGGATTTAGAAACTGCAGATGTTGATACTTCAAACAATAGTTTTCCAAGAGAAAAAAGCGATAAATTCGATAAATTCAAAAAAGATATTAAAGGATAA